In Chryseobacterium oryzae, the genomic stretch TAGTTGAAAAACCTTATCCTGTCACAAAAACGACTTGGTTTACTAAAATTGAGGAAACAAATCTTATTATCGAGGAAAATCCTATTTTGAAATGGAACATTCTCCCCGAAACACAAAAAATTGAAAATTATAATTGCCAGAAAGCAACTTTGAGTTTTGGAGGAAGAATTTGGGAAGCTTGGTTTTCTAAAGATTTACCTTTTCCAGATGGTCCTTACAAATTTCATGGTTTGCCGGGATTAATTGTAAAACTTCAGGACAAAACAAAATCTCATCAGTTTTTGCTGAAAGGAAATAGAAAGTTAACTGCAAACGACCATTCCTGGAACTATATTTGGGATTTGGAAAAAGAGGCAAAGCATGAGTTTAATGGCGTAAAAGTTACCCCAACTCAATATAAAAAATTGTATTTGTCCTATAAAAATGATCCTGCGAAAGATATTAAACTAGATCTTGCAGACCCTCATACAACAATGACCGTTACCACAGAAGGAGGGGCAAAACTTACAGATAAAGCAGAAATTATTAAGTATTTTGAGCAATCTATGGCAGAGAAATTCAAAACAAATAATAACCAGCTAGAATTAAACTTATACAAAAAATAGAAAAAATCTCAAAATCATATTGTTAGTGAATAAAAAATCCTTACATTTGCACCTCGAATTAACTAAAAATTTATAGACAATGTTTGCAATTGTAGAAATAGCAGGGCTTCAATACAAAGTTGAGCAAGACCAGAAGTTGTTTGTAAACCGTTTAAAAGGAGATAAAGGAGGAAAAGTATCTTTCGATAAAATTCTTCTTACTGTAAACGGAGCAATCACTGTAGGCGCCCCAGCTGTAAACGGAATCACTGTAGAGGCAGAGATCTTAGACCACGTAAAAGCTGATAAAGTAATCGTTTTCAAAAAGAAAAGAAGAAAAGGTTACGAAGTGAAAAACGGTCACAGACAATCTCTTACTCAGATCAAAATCACTGGTATTACAGGATTTGAAGGTAAGAAAGCTGAAAAACCAGCAAAGAAAACAACTAAAAAAGCTGACGCTGAAGCAACTGAAAGCGCAGAATAATTTAAACCAAAAAACCTTAAAATAAAATGGCACACAAGAAAGGAGTTGGTAGTTCCAAGAACGGTAGAGAATCTCACTCTAAAAGATTAGGTGTGAAGATTTTCGGAGGACAAGAAGCTATTGCCGGAAACATCATCATTAGACAAAGAGGTACACAACACCACCCAGGTGAAAACGTGGGTATAGGTAAAGACCACACTTTGTTTGCATTAGTAGACGGAAAAGTAGTTTTCAGAAAGAAAGCAAACAACAGATCTTTTGTATCTGTAGAACCGAACGCTTAATCCAGATCGGCGTTTTATACGAAAAAAACACTGAAAGCTTTGCTTTCAGTGTTTTTTTTATGGTAAAATAATCTATAAAGATTTTAATAAACATACATTCATAAAAAAGTCCAGAATTGCTTCCGGACTTTTTACTTTATGGCTGGTTGAAATTAGCCTCTTTTCTTTTCTTTCGATTTTACTTTCTTTACCTCATCTTTAATATAAGGATATTTTTTCTGCATATCAGAAACAAGTGTAGGATCTAAGTCTAGAGCTTTTTTAAGTGACTTCGTGCCTTTCTCCTTTTCATTTAAGTTGAAGAAGCAGTTGCTTAGCTGATAGAATAATTCTGCACGGTAATGGTATTTTATTGCGTTTTCTAAAATAGTTACCGCTTCTTCATATTCTCCTACCAACATCAAAACTTCAGAATAAGCATACCAATTGTAAAATCTGGACGGTTCTGCATCTACCAATTTTTTTAAACAGGTAAGACTTTCTTCAAACTTTCCGGCATCAATAAAGAGAAATGCAAGCCTTTTCTGATAATCGAGGTTATCGTCATTCAACAATGTAGCTTCTTTTGCAAAATGAAGAGCTTCCGGCATTCCACCCATTTCTTCATAAAGATAAGACTGCTCCATCATCGAAAGATAAAACTGCGGATCTTCTCTTAAAGATTTCTGAAAATAATTAAGTGCAATTATGGGCTGTTTTAAAGCTTTATAGCACAATCCTATTTTGTAATATGTAAATGCTTTGGTATATTCTAATTCCAGCATCTCTTCATACACAGAAATAGCTTTCTGATATTGGTTTAACGCTTCGTAACATGCTGCTTTACTGGCGTAAACTCCAACAGACCCGGAATTTATTGCCAACATATAATCGAAAGCTTTTATGGCTTCTTCGTAATTTTTACGGACAAAGTAATATTGCCCATATTCACTCCAAGCCATTTCAGAATAAGAGAACTCGTCTAAGTAATCATTCAGAAAAGCGATAGCTTCGTCACTCTTATTAAGATCATTAAAACAGATCATAATATTTTCTAAAGAGTAATCGTCCAAAGGATCTTCTTTAAGGGCTTGCTGATAGTATTTAAGTGCATTAAAAGGATCTCCAAGATTCACATACTCATCTGCAATAAAATTGTTGAGAAAGTTTTGCTCTTCCTCTAGTTCCAAAGCTTTTTTGCAGATTTCTATAGATTTTTTAGGATTTCCTAAATTTGAATAATACTTAGCATAACAAACCAGAAAATCTGTATTTTCCATAGATGAACCTTTAAGCTCATCTATCAGCTGTTTTGCTGTGTTAAAGTCTTCCCATTCCAAAAGTACTTCAAGTTTTTTAATCTTGATATCCAGAGAATTGGGATGAAGCTTAAGACCATAATTTACTGCCATATCGGCGTAATTGAAGTCTCCAAGCTCCAAATAATAAACAATAATGTCTTCTAGCTCTTCCGTATCAAAGTAGAATTCATCGTTGATTTCCATCATTTCTTCGAACTTTTTTACAAGTTCATTTCCAAAATATTCTTCCAATATAAATGAGTTTTAAGATTTAAGACCTGAGAGATGAGATATTCTAATCCCCGCTTCTGAAAATCTTAATGACTATAAATTTAATAATAATAATTTTTAAAATGATGAAATAGATTTTATTTTTTTTAAATCAAACTATTGATTTTGGCTATCATTTCATCACCTAACTGATCTGCTTCTTGCTGCGATTTAGCCTCCGTGTAGATTCTGATAATAGGTTCTGTATTCGATTTTCTCAAATGAACCCAATTGTTTTCGAAATCTATTTTTACACCATCAACAGTAGAAACCTCTTCATTTTGATATTCTTTTTCCACTTTAGTTAAAAGATCATCTACATTAATCTCGGGAGTAAGTTCAATTTTCTTTTTACCCATAAAATAGCTAGCGTATCCTGCTCTGAGCTCCGAAACAGTTTTATTTTCTTTTGCCAAATGTGTTAGAAATAATGCAACACCCACCAAAGAATCTCTTCCGTAATGAAGATCCGGATAAATAATTCCGCCATTTCCTTCGCCACCGATTACTGCATTCTTCTCTTTCATTAAGTTGACTACATTTACCTCTCCTACTGCACTGGCAAAATATTCTGAGTGATGCGCATGAGCCACATCTCTTAAAGCCCGGCTGGAAGAAAGGTTAGAAATTGCCACTCCTTTTTTGTTTTTCAGTAAATAATCTGCAACAGCAACCAAGGTGTATTCTTCCCCAAACATTTCTCCTTTTTCATCAATTAAAGCCAATCTGTCTACATCAGGATCTACCACAACTCCAAAATCTGCTTTTTCTTTTTTTACCAGTTCACAGATATCTCCCAAATGTTCTTTCAAAGGTTCCGGGTTGTGAGGAAACTGTCCGTTGGGTTCGCAATATAATTTTACAGTTTCGCATCCCAGTTTATCTAAAAGCATTGGTATCGCTATTCCTCCTGTAGAATTTACTGCATCCAGAACAATTTTATATTTTTTTGCTTTAATAGCTTCTACATCTACCATTGGCAAATCCAAAATCTTTTGAATATGAATATCAAAAGCATCTTCTCTTGTTTCGTATTTCCCTAAATCATCCACTTCAGCATAGTTGAAATCTTCACTTTCGGCTAAAGCTAAAACTTCTGCTCCATTTTCTCCACTAATAAATTCCCCTTTTTCGTTTAGAAGCTTCAAGGCGTTCCATTGTTTAGGATTGTGAGATGCGGTTAAAATAATTCCTCCATCTGCTTTCAGCTCGGGAACCATTACCTCAACAGTCGGTGTTGTAGATAATCCCAAATCTATCACATGAATTCCTAACCCTTGTAAGGTTGCGGTAACCAACGAATTAACCATAGAACCTGAAATTCTGGCATCTCGTCCGATAATAAGCGTTAAATCTTTTTTATTTTTATTATTCTGAAGCCATGTCCCAAAAGCGGAAGCAAATTTTACCACATCAAGCGGTGTTAAATTATCTCCTACTCTACCTCCAATTGTTCCGCGAATACCTGAAATACTTTTTATTAATGACATCGTAGTTTATTCTAATTTGATTGAATTAATTTTCTGCAAAGATACTCAAATACCCGCAATGTAAA encodes the following:
- the glmM gene encoding phosphoglucosamine mutase, which encodes MSLIKSISGIRGTIGGRVGDNLTPLDVVKFASAFGTWLQNNKNKKDLTLIIGRDARISGSMVNSLVTATLQGLGIHVIDLGLSTTPTVEVMVPELKADGGIILTASHNPKQWNALKLLNEKGEFISGENGAEVLALAESEDFNYAEVDDLGKYETREDAFDIHIQKILDLPMVDVEAIKAKKYKIVLDAVNSTGGIAIPMLLDKLGCETVKLYCEPNGQFPHNPEPLKEHLGDICELVKKEKADFGVVVDPDVDRLALIDEKGEMFGEEYTLVAVADYLLKNKKGVAISNLSSSRALRDVAHAHHSEYFASAVGEVNVVNLMKEKNAVIGGEGNGGIIYPDLHYGRDSLVGVALFLTHLAKENKTVSELRAGYASYFMGKKKIELTPEINVDDLLTKVEKEYQNEEVSTVDGVKIDFENNWVHLRKSNTEPIIRIYTEAKSQQEADQLGDEMIAKINSLI
- a CDS encoding tetratricopeptide repeat protein, with the protein product MEEYFGNELVKKFEEMMEINDEFYFDTEELEDIIVYYLELGDFNYADMAVNYGLKLHPNSLDIKIKKLEVLLEWEDFNTAKQLIDELKGSSMENTDFLVCYAKYYSNLGNPKKSIEICKKALELEEEQNFLNNFIADEYVNLGDPFNALKYYQQALKEDPLDDYSLENIMICFNDLNKSDEAIAFLNDYLDEFSYSEMAWSEYGQYYFVRKNYEEAIKAFDYMLAINSGSVGVYASKAACYEALNQYQKAISVYEEMLELEYTKAFTYYKIGLCYKALKQPIIALNYFQKSLREDPQFYLSMMEQSYLYEEMGGMPEALHFAKEATLLNDDNLDYQKRLAFLFIDAGKFEESLTCLKKLVDAEPSRFYNWYAYSEVLMLVGEYEEAVTILENAIKYHYRAELFYQLSNCFFNLNEKEKGTKSLKKALDLDPTLVSDMQKKYPYIKDEVKKVKSKEKKRG
- the rpmA gene encoding 50S ribosomal protein L27 — its product is MAHKKGVGSSKNGRESHSKRLGVKIFGGQEAIAGNIIIRQRGTQHHPGENVGIGKDHTLFALVDGKVVFRKKANNRSFVSVEPNA
- a CDS encoding GLPGLI family protein — protein: MKFNFCSLLVFFAFLNLSAQGNRFIYEYQFKIDSTKTDSLKKEFVNLDIFPEKSYFYGQAKFASDSIANNSIIKQRKINPNEISYSTNMEDWNVSYLVEKPYPVTKTTWFTKIEETNLIIEENPILKWNILPETQKIENYNCQKATLSFGGRIWEAWFSKDLPFPDGPYKFHGLPGLIVKLQDKTKSHQFLLKGNRKLTANDHSWNYIWDLEKEAKHEFNGVKVTPTQYKKLYLSYKNDPAKDIKLDLADPHTTMTVTTEGGAKLTDKAEIIKYFEQSMAEKFKTNNNQLELNLYKK